A single window of Liolophura sinensis isolate JHLJ2023 chromosome 6, CUHK_Ljap_v2, whole genome shotgun sequence DNA harbors:
- the LOC135466233 gene encoding lateral signaling target protein 2 homolog isoform X2 — MYSLRKWLYKPKKSDSSLLAQFYYADEELNMVATELDSFDGRKDPERCATLVNQLRVCQDKVLTHIQKIMDQAIDVQRANRDFRVKFPDDVLQESLGGQLWFGAECLAAGSSIMNREVESASMRPLARALTKNLDSLRAILRDQCLRNINCYTDRIKEALVIFDKLFAEFELSYVSAMVPVKTMREYDLLQEVIVLFSETVQRSLDLRLLTQDMIDDYDPALMFTIPRLAIVCGLLIYPEGPLNPDNDPLNMPEMFRPFQILLYKIRELLYTLSTEELFTLEKALCSQEEPAETKSLRETSRSDFHQQNGDLHAEGGHSSACLCGEEAVGNEMRVSLDGPIIVHTPNSGSPVTPVKDDEPFSLGQMSQSPSLVTIVVQTHSLSEKETERLEEMMDQALPTCMNHQDSSDSGMHSENTSLSENATESIPDLPHHQPPQEGDDSVFVETVSASSSNQSSFCDRNGAMETDRASGVSSVNGCAAGGSPKRRERRTESNPEDNTSPCACRCSLSEIAEGQGEDSAASLEKIHSDLLSSSRQRALDSEIPEISVCGASSENSELDSASSGTASDSGTLVHHADEISFCPEGESSQHVDNSQHGNGTVGSAETMSKRELEMDPSHFSHKAKTSGMNQYSDQLQSRDPKTDGSRLVSSNIRSQKQAGRSSTSSFDRLKGGKSGSSLQDREEQMSGEYLEVPRLQSLRYASDSISSTCSSCRTGSTVSSECEWDRESCASSETSSYNSECHDDEEIALAIQAADLASRNEARSRFRSSSDLIHRLFVCISGVADQLQTNYASDLRNILKSVFDLNCSEPLILADDLVAAGGQHSRSFVPQTSTSGPSGPSRDQGHNSDRRLRSRSLDEPPLWVPDEDSPCCSSCKIPFTIVRRRHHCRNCGKIYCSRCSPNSVPLPHFGHAKPVRVCNHCFMFQVTPFTMAE; from the exons AAGTCTGATTCTTCGCTGCTGGCCCAGTTCTATTATGCAGACGAGGAACTCAACATGGTCGCCACAGAACTGGACAGTTTTGATGGCAGAAAGGATCCAGAACGGTGTGCCACGCTGGTCAACCAGCTACGTGTTTGTCAAGACAAAGTGCTCACTCATATACAGAAAATCATGGACCAGGCCATCGATGTTCAACGAGCTAATCGGGACTTCCGTGTCAAATTCCCTGACGATGTTTTACAGGAGAGTTTAGGGGGTCAGCTGTGGTTTGGTGCTGAG TGCCTTGCTGCTGGGTCCAGCATCATGAACCGGGAGGTGGAGAGTGCTAGCATGAGGCCACTGGCCAGAGCCTTGACCAAGAACCTGGACAGTCTGAGGGCCATATTGCGAGATCAGTGCTTAAGGAACATCAACTGTTACACTGATCGG attaaAGAGGCCCTGGTAATATttgataaattgtttgctgAATTTGAATTAAG ttatgTCAGTGCTATGGTGCCCGTGAAGACAATGAGAGAGTACGACCTCTTACAGGAGGTCATTGTCCTTTTTTCCGAGACAGTTCAGAG GTCTCTGGATCTTCGTCTACTGACCCAGGACATGATAGATGATTATGACCCGGCCTTGATGTTCACAATCCCTCGTCTGGCCATTGTctg TGGCCTCCTTATTTACCCCGAGGGTCCTCTGAACCCAGACAATGACCCACTCAACATGCCAGAGATGTTCAGACCTTTCCAGATCCTGCTCTACAAAATCAG AGAACTACTGTACACCTTGAGTACAGAAGAACTATTCACATTGGAGAAGGCTTTGTGTAGCCAGGAGGAACCTGCAGAAACGAAATCCCTGCGAGAGACCTCTCGATCGGACTTTCACCAACAGAACGGTGACCTGCATGCAGAGGGAGGCCACTCTTCTGCCTGTCTGTGTGGGGAGGAAGCTGTGGGTAATGAGATGCGGGTGTCTTTGGATGGTCCCATCATCGTGCACACCCCTAACTCTGGGAGCCCTGTCACCCCCGTGAAGGACGATGAACCTTTCAGCCTGGGTCAGATGAGCCAGTCTCCATCCTTAGTAACCATTGTGGTTCAGACTCACTCGTTGAGTGAAAAGGAGACGGAACGGCTGGAGGAGATGATGGACCAGGCCCTACCCACCTGTATGAACCACCAAGACAGCAGCGACTCGGGCATGCACAGCGAAAACACCAGCCTTTCTGAAAACGCCACTGAGTCCATTCCAGATTTGCCCCACCATCAGCCACCACAAGAGGGAGACGACTCTGTGTTTGTGGAGACTGTTTCTGCTTCATCTTCAAACCAAAGCAGCTTCTGTGATAGAAATGGTGCAATGGAGACTGACCGTGCGTCGGGGGTCAGCTCTGTTAACGGGTGTGCTGCTGGTGGCAGCCCTAAACGCAGAGAAAGACGAACAGAGAGTAACCCTGAAGACAATACCTCTCCCTGTGCATGTAGATGTTCCCTCAGTGAAATAGCTGAAGGGCAGGGAGAAGACAGTGCAGCCAGTCTGGAGAAAATTCACTCAGATCTTCTGTCAAGCTCAAGACAGAGAGCCCTTGACTCTGAAATTCCTGAAATATCTGTGTGTGGTGCCTCATCAGAGAACAGTGAATTGGACAGTGCTAGCAGTGGGACTGCGTCTGACAGTGGAACGCTCGTTCATCATGCAGATGAAATCTCGTTTTGTCCCGAGGGTGAGAGTTCCCAGCATGTGGACAATTCCCAGCATGGAAATGGGACAGTAGGATCTGCTGAAACCATGTCAAAGCGAGAACTGGAAATGGACCCATCACATTTCTCTCACAAAGCCAAAACCAGTGGAATGAACCAATATTCAGATCAGCTTCAGTCACGTGACCCAAAAACTGATGGCTCTAGATTAGTTAGTTCAAATATCCGTTCACAGAAACAGGCTGGTCGGTCTTCCACATCTTCATTTGACAGActcaagggaggtaagtcaGGGTCATCACTTCAGGATAGAGAAGAGCAGATGTCTGGAGAGTATTTGGAGGTTCCACGACTGCAGTCCCTGCGTTACGCATCAGACAGCATCAGCTCCACTTGTTCAAGTTGTCGTACAGGGTCAACGGTTAGCAGCGAGTGCGAGTGGGATAGAGAGAG TTGTGCCAGTAGTGAGACTAGTTCGTACAACTCCGAGTGTCATGACGATGAAGAGATCGCCCTGGCCATTCAGGCGGCTGACCTTGCCTCTCGTAATGAGGCAAGGTCTCGGTTCCGCAGCAGCAGTGACCTCATTCACAGGCTCTTTGTTTGTATATCTG GTGTTGCTGATCAGCTTCAGACAAATTACGCCAGTGATCTGAGGAATATACTCAAATCTGTGTTTGACCTGAACTGCTCTGAACCTCTCATACTAGCAGATGACCTTGTGGCTGCTGGTGGCCAACATTCAAGATCATTTGTTCCTCAGACATCCACATCTGGGCCATCAGGACCCAGCCGGGATCAAGGTCACAACTCTGATAGAAGACTACGGTCAAGGTCCTTAGATG AGCCTCCCCTGTGGGTGCCAGACGAAGACTCACCCTGCTGCTCATCATGTAAGATCCCCTTCACCATCGTACGAAGGCGACATCACTGTAGAAACTGTGGAAAG ATCTACTGTTCTCGCTGCTCTCCCAACTCAGTCCCGCTGCCTCATTTTGGCCATGCGAAGCCCGTCCGGGTGTGTAACCACTGCTTCATGTTCCAGGTCACGCCGTTTACCATGGCAGAGTGA
- the LOC135466233 gene encoding lateral signaling target protein 2 homolog isoform X1, producing MYSLRKWLYKPKKSDSSLLAQFYYADEELNMVATELDSFDGRKDPERCATLVNQLRVCQDKVLTHIQKIMDQAIDVQRANRDFRVKFPDDVLQESLGGQLWFGAECLAAGSSIMNREVESASMRPLARALTKNLDSLRAILRDQCLRNINCYTDRIKEALVIFDKLFAEFELSYVSAMVPVKTMREYDLLQEVIVLFSETVQRSLDLRLLTQDMIDDYDPALMFTIPRLAIVCGLLIYPEGPLNPDNDPLNMPEMFRPFQILLYKIRELLYTLSTEELFTLEKALCSQEEPAETKSLRETSRSDFHQQNGDLHAEGGHSSACLCGEEAVGNEMRVSLDGPIIVHTPNSGSPVTPVKDDEPFSLGQMSQSPSLVTIVVQTHSLSEKETERLEEMMDQALPTCMNHQDSSDSGMHSENTSLSENATESIPDLPHHQPPQEGDDSVFVETVSASSSNQSSFCDRNGAMETDRASGVSSVNGCAAGGSPKRRERRTESNPEDNTSPCACRCSLSEIAEGQGEDSAASLEKIHSDLLSSSRQRALDSEIPEISVCGASSENSELDSASSGTASDSGTLVHHADEISFCPEGESSQHVDNSQHGNGTVGSAETMSKRELEMDPSHFSHKAKTSGMNQYSDQLQSRDPKTDGSRLVSSNIRSQKQAGRSSTSSFDRLKGGKSGSSLQDREEQMSGEYLEVPRLQSLRYASDSISSTCSSCRTGSTVSSECEWDRESSCASSETSSYNSECHDDEEIALAIQAADLASRNEARSRFRSSSDLIHRLFVCISGVADQLQTNYASDLRNILKSVFDLNCSEPLILADDLVAAGGQHSRSFVPQTSTSGPSGPSRDQGHNSDRRLRSRSLDEPPLWVPDEDSPCCSSCKIPFTIVRRRHHCRNCGKIYCSRCSPNSVPLPHFGHAKPVRVCNHCFMFQVTPFTMAE from the exons AAGTCTGATTCTTCGCTGCTGGCCCAGTTCTATTATGCAGACGAGGAACTCAACATGGTCGCCACAGAACTGGACAGTTTTGATGGCAGAAAGGATCCAGAACGGTGTGCCACGCTGGTCAACCAGCTACGTGTTTGTCAAGACAAAGTGCTCACTCATATACAGAAAATCATGGACCAGGCCATCGATGTTCAACGAGCTAATCGGGACTTCCGTGTCAAATTCCCTGACGATGTTTTACAGGAGAGTTTAGGGGGTCAGCTGTGGTTTGGTGCTGAG TGCCTTGCTGCTGGGTCCAGCATCATGAACCGGGAGGTGGAGAGTGCTAGCATGAGGCCACTGGCCAGAGCCTTGACCAAGAACCTGGACAGTCTGAGGGCCATATTGCGAGATCAGTGCTTAAGGAACATCAACTGTTACACTGATCGG attaaAGAGGCCCTGGTAATATttgataaattgtttgctgAATTTGAATTAAG ttatgTCAGTGCTATGGTGCCCGTGAAGACAATGAGAGAGTACGACCTCTTACAGGAGGTCATTGTCCTTTTTTCCGAGACAGTTCAGAG GTCTCTGGATCTTCGTCTACTGACCCAGGACATGATAGATGATTATGACCCGGCCTTGATGTTCACAATCCCTCGTCTGGCCATTGTctg TGGCCTCCTTATTTACCCCGAGGGTCCTCTGAACCCAGACAATGACCCACTCAACATGCCAGAGATGTTCAGACCTTTCCAGATCCTGCTCTACAAAATCAG AGAACTACTGTACACCTTGAGTACAGAAGAACTATTCACATTGGAGAAGGCTTTGTGTAGCCAGGAGGAACCTGCAGAAACGAAATCCCTGCGAGAGACCTCTCGATCGGACTTTCACCAACAGAACGGTGACCTGCATGCAGAGGGAGGCCACTCTTCTGCCTGTCTGTGTGGGGAGGAAGCTGTGGGTAATGAGATGCGGGTGTCTTTGGATGGTCCCATCATCGTGCACACCCCTAACTCTGGGAGCCCTGTCACCCCCGTGAAGGACGATGAACCTTTCAGCCTGGGTCAGATGAGCCAGTCTCCATCCTTAGTAACCATTGTGGTTCAGACTCACTCGTTGAGTGAAAAGGAGACGGAACGGCTGGAGGAGATGATGGACCAGGCCCTACCCACCTGTATGAACCACCAAGACAGCAGCGACTCGGGCATGCACAGCGAAAACACCAGCCTTTCTGAAAACGCCACTGAGTCCATTCCAGATTTGCCCCACCATCAGCCACCACAAGAGGGAGACGACTCTGTGTTTGTGGAGACTGTTTCTGCTTCATCTTCAAACCAAAGCAGCTTCTGTGATAGAAATGGTGCAATGGAGACTGACCGTGCGTCGGGGGTCAGCTCTGTTAACGGGTGTGCTGCTGGTGGCAGCCCTAAACGCAGAGAAAGACGAACAGAGAGTAACCCTGAAGACAATACCTCTCCCTGTGCATGTAGATGTTCCCTCAGTGAAATAGCTGAAGGGCAGGGAGAAGACAGTGCAGCCAGTCTGGAGAAAATTCACTCAGATCTTCTGTCAAGCTCAAGACAGAGAGCCCTTGACTCTGAAATTCCTGAAATATCTGTGTGTGGTGCCTCATCAGAGAACAGTGAATTGGACAGTGCTAGCAGTGGGACTGCGTCTGACAGTGGAACGCTCGTTCATCATGCAGATGAAATCTCGTTTTGTCCCGAGGGTGAGAGTTCCCAGCATGTGGACAATTCCCAGCATGGAAATGGGACAGTAGGATCTGCTGAAACCATGTCAAAGCGAGAACTGGAAATGGACCCATCACATTTCTCTCACAAAGCCAAAACCAGTGGAATGAACCAATATTCAGATCAGCTTCAGTCACGTGACCCAAAAACTGATGGCTCTAGATTAGTTAGTTCAAATATCCGTTCACAGAAACAGGCTGGTCGGTCTTCCACATCTTCATTTGACAGActcaagggaggtaagtcaGGGTCATCACTTCAGGATAGAGAAGAGCAGATGTCTGGAGAGTATTTGGAGGTTCCACGACTGCAGTCCCTGCGTTACGCATCAGACAGCATCAGCTCCACTTGTTCAAGTTGTCGTACAGGGTCAACGGTTAGCAGCGAGTGCGAGTGGGATAGAGAGAG CAGTTGTGCCAGTAGTGAGACTAGTTCGTACAACTCCGAGTGTCATGACGATGAAGAGATCGCCCTGGCCATTCAGGCGGCTGACCTTGCCTCTCGTAATGAGGCAAGGTCTCGGTTCCGCAGCAGCAGTGACCTCATTCACAGGCTCTTTGTTTGTATATCTG GTGTTGCTGATCAGCTTCAGACAAATTACGCCAGTGATCTGAGGAATATACTCAAATCTGTGTTTGACCTGAACTGCTCTGAACCTCTCATACTAGCAGATGACCTTGTGGCTGCTGGTGGCCAACATTCAAGATCATTTGTTCCTCAGACATCCACATCTGGGCCATCAGGACCCAGCCGGGATCAAGGTCACAACTCTGATAGAAGACTACGGTCAAGGTCCTTAGATG AGCCTCCCCTGTGGGTGCCAGACGAAGACTCACCCTGCTGCTCATCATGTAAGATCCCCTTCACCATCGTACGAAGGCGACATCACTGTAGAAACTGTGGAAAG ATCTACTGTTCTCGCTGCTCTCCCAACTCAGTCCCGCTGCCTCATTTTGGCCATGCGAAGCCCGTCCGGGTGTGTAACCACTGCTTCATGTTCCAGGTCACGCCGTTTACCATGGCAGAGTGA